One genomic region from Pseudomonas hormoni encodes:
- a CDS encoding GNAT family N-acetyltransferase has product MTIEIRPATPSDAPQILGFITELADYERARHEVIASVADIERSLFSEGATAHGLICLRDGLPIGFAVFFFSYSTWLGSNCLYLEDLYITPEQRGGGAGKTLLRHLAKIACANDCGRFEWSVLDWNKPAIEFYKSLGAQPQEEWVRYRMDGAILREFAEGK; this is encoded by the coding sequence ATGACGATCGAAATCCGCCCGGCGACCCCCAGCGATGCACCGCAAATCCTCGGGTTCATCACTGAACTGGCCGATTACGAACGTGCCCGCCACGAAGTCATCGCCAGCGTTGCCGACATCGAGCGCAGCCTGTTCAGCGAAGGCGCCACCGCCCACGGCCTGATCTGCCTGCGGGACGGCTTGCCGATCGGCTTTGCGGTGTTTTTCTTCAGTTATTCCACCTGGCTCGGCAGCAATTGCCTTTACCTCGAAGACCTCTACATCACCCCCGAACAGCGCGGCGGTGGCGCCGGTAAAACACTGCTGCGCCACCTGGCGAAAATCGCCTGCGCCAACGATTGCGGGCGCTTCGAGTGGAGCGTGCTGGACTGGAACAAGCCGGCCATCGAGTTTTACAAATCGTTGGGTGCGCAGCCGCAGGAAGAGTGGGTGCGGTATCGGATGGATGGAGCAATATTGCGGGAGTTTGCCGAGGGCAAATGA
- a CDS encoding MFS transporter: MSIAPPQVSSKLFGLFCLASYLLSLSYGSTFLLSLLIGSRGGNEHDAGNVISAAMLSTFAAVIVSGHLSDLLGTARSIALFGVLLVAASLGFALTPGFGNLLLFFGLLLGLGWGVFYTLGPIIVASLVTPAQRAKYFALLSGSMMTGIGSGPLLGRAASALGYPVTAAFYLAALASLIGVVLFWRLDAQLKKAPSPTATVASISWRTTAQVLSSRALFPIIMVGLGGCVFGGLSSFQTSYAASRSLDYSLFFFGFMGAAISSRMLIAGFVVKRDPFRASCLLSGLMMGSIVMFGFVVDSGFSYVLAAMMLGVGYGLTYSVINGLAANEAPSGTTAQSLLLFSLSYFIGVFGFPLLAGKIIVEHGMATLLLTVLAVALLNWLITVGRLIWRRVVSHKSLQQA, translated from the coding sequence ATGTCCATCGCACCGCCTCAAGTCTCCAGCAAGCTGTTCGGCCTGTTTTGTCTTGCCAGCTATTTGCTGTCGCTGTCCTACGGCTCGACGTTTTTGCTGTCGTTGTTGATCGGTTCCCGTGGCGGCAACGAACACGATGCCGGCAACGTGATATCGGCGGCGATGCTCAGCACGTTTGCAGCGGTGATTGTCTCCGGGCATTTGTCTGATCTACTGGGAACGGCGCGTTCGATTGCGCTGTTCGGCGTGCTGCTGGTGGCCGCCAGCCTGGGCTTCGCACTGACGCCGGGGTTCGGCAATCTGCTGCTGTTTTTCGGCCTGCTACTGGGGTTGGGCTGGGGCGTTTTCTACACCCTAGGGCCGATCATCGTCGCGAGCCTGGTGACGCCCGCTCAGCGCGCCAAATACTTTGCGCTGCTGTCGGGCAGCATGATGACCGGGATCGGCAGCGGCCCGTTGCTGGGCCGCGCGGCCAGTGCGCTCGGCTATCCGGTGACGGCGGCGTTTTACCTCGCGGCGCTCGCCAGCCTGATCGGCGTTGTGCTGTTCTGGCGGCTGGATGCGCAGCTGAAAAAGGCGCCCTCGCCCACCGCCACCGTCGCAAGCATTTCCTGGCGCACAACGGCTCAGGTGTTGTCGTCCAGAGCGCTGTTTCCGATCATCATGGTCGGCCTCGGCGGCTGCGTGTTCGGTGGTCTGTCGAGCTTTCAAACCAGCTACGCAGCCTCTCGCTCGCTGGATTACTCGCTGTTCTTTTTCGGCTTCATGGGCGCGGCGATCAGCAGCCGGATGTTGATTGCCGGGTTCGTGGTCAAACGCGATCCGTTCCGCGCATCCTGTCTGTTGTCGGGGCTGATGATGGGCTCGATCGTGATGTTCGGTTTCGTGGTCGATAGCGGCTTCAGCTACGTGCTGGCCGCGATGATGCTGGGCGTCGGTTACGGGCTGACGTATTCGGTGATCAACGGCCTGGCGGCGAACGAAGCGCCGAGCGGCACCACCGCGCAATCGTTGCTGTTGTTCAGCCTGTCGTACTTCATCGGCGTGTTCGGTTTTCCGTTGCTGGCCGGGAAGATCATCGTTGAACACGGGATGGCGACACTGTTGCTCACCGTGCTCGCCGTAGCGCTGTTGAACTGGTTGATCACCGTGGGTCGCCTGATCTGGCGCCGAGTGGTCAGCCATAAATCGTTACAACAGGCCTGA
- a CDS encoding PfkB family carbohydrate kinase — MPKLLHTGQVIIDLVMAVDKLPQAGGDVLAQSASFEAGGGFNVMAAAQRNGLPVVYLGRHGTGRFGDLAREAMKAEGIRIGIAYSAERDTGLCVAITDASAERSFVSYIGAEGEVTAEDLASVPAETGDYVYVSGYSLLHVGKAQALVDWVLALPSTVNVVFDPGPLVESPDAPLMQALLPRIDLWTSNSEEALRFTGASDIAEALDRLAAHLPSKVLMVVRDGPQGCWIHQRGERQHVPGFEVEAVDSNGAGDAHAGVFVAGLAQGLSAGEAARRANAAAALAVTRWGPATSPGTAEVDALISETFGG; from the coding sequence ATGCCTAAGTTGCTGCACACCGGCCAAGTCATCATCGACCTGGTCATGGCCGTGGATAAACTGCCGCAGGCGGGCGGTGACGTGCTGGCGCAGTCCGCCAGTTTCGAAGCCGGCGGCGGCTTCAATGTGATGGCCGCGGCCCAGCGTAACGGCTTGCCGGTGGTTTACCTCGGCCGTCATGGCACGGGCCGTTTCGGTGATCTGGCGCGTGAGGCGATGAAGGCTGAAGGCATTCGCATCGGCATTGCTTACAGCGCCGAACGCGATACCGGATTGTGCGTGGCGATCACGGACGCTTCGGCTGAACGTAGTTTCGTTTCCTACATTGGTGCCGAAGGCGAAGTGACTGCCGAGGACTTGGCGAGCGTGCCGGCCGAGACGGGCGATTATGTCTACGTCAGCGGCTACAGCCTGCTGCATGTCGGCAAGGCTCAAGCGTTGGTGGATTGGGTGTTGGCGTTGCCGAGTACGGTCAACGTGGTGTTCGACCCGGGCCCGCTGGTGGAATCACCCGATGCGCCGTTGATGCAGGCGTTGTTGCCACGCATTGACCTGTGGACCAGCAACAGCGAAGAAGCGCTGCGGTTTACCGGGGCGTCGGACATTGCCGAGGCGCTGGATCGATTGGCCGCGCATCTGCCGTCGAAGGTGTTGATGGTGGTTCGCGATGGGCCGCAAGGGTGCTGGATTCATCAGCGAGGCGAGCGTCAGCATGTGCCGGGCTTCGAGGTTGAGGCAGTGGACAGCAATGGCGCGGGGGATGCGCACGCCGGGGTGTTTGTGGCCGGGTTGGCGCAAGGGTTGTCGGCGGGTGAGGCGGCGCGGCGGGCGAATGCGGCGGCGGCACTCGCAGTGACTCGGTGGGGGCCGGCAACTTCGCCTGGGACTGCCGAGGTTGATGCTTTAATCAGTGAGACATTCGGCGGCTGA
- a CDS encoding purine-cytosine permease family protein, with protein sequence MSSSNAGQSAGQLETRGIEPVPEAECNGHPLQLFWVWFAANISILGLPLGATLVAFRGLAIWQAIIVAILGAAGSFAVVGIISIAGRRGRAPSLTLSRAIFGVRGNIGPTLVSLMSRLGWETVNTTTAAFVLLSLCSILFGSPVEAKSAPVLTLIFIAIFVLLTLSVSGLGHATLLVIQKWATYVFGALNILVGGFLCATIDWSAVFNAAPAPLSAMIIGVGTMAAGTGIGWANAGADMSRYQHRSVKAVRLVASAAFGAGIPLVLLITLGGLLSVGNNDLASATDPIIAIRDMLPTWMAVPYLITAFGGLLLSNNLSVYSAGLTTLTLGLKVKRVYAVVVDIVAIFAGSIYFMLIADSFYGPFITFISLLAVPITAWVGIFVVDLIHRHYYSPKDLLDVSPSSAYWYRGGVEWRAFGAWAVAIVLGFSFTTIGTTEQTVWFRGFLSDSWLGHNGLGWIVTFLVAGGIYFVLGGAKDRRAASLENAHA encoded by the coding sequence ATGAGTTCATCGAACGCCGGGCAAAGCGCCGGGCAATTGGAAACCCGTGGCATCGAGCCGGTGCCGGAAGCGGAGTGCAACGGTCATCCGCTGCAACTGTTCTGGGTCTGGTTCGCCGCCAACATTTCCATCCTCGGCCTGCCGCTGGGCGCCACGCTGGTGGCGTTTCGCGGCTTGGCGATCTGGCAGGCGATCATTGTCGCGATCCTCGGCGCTGCCGGTTCCTTCGCGGTGGTCGGGATCATTTCCATCGCCGGTCGCCGTGGTCGCGCACCGAGCCTGACGCTGTCGCGGGCGATCTTCGGGGTGCGCGGCAATATCGGCCCGACACTGGTCTCGCTGATGTCGCGCCTGGGTTGGGAAACCGTCAACACCACCACAGCCGCTTTCGTGTTGTTGTCACTGTGCTCGATCCTGTTCGGCTCACCGGTGGAAGCCAAAAGTGCGCCCGTATTGACCCTGATCTTCATCGCGATTTTCGTGCTGCTGACCTTGTCGGTGTCCGGTCTCGGTCATGCGACGTTGCTGGTGATTCAGAAGTGGGCGACCTACGTGTTCGGTGCGCTGAACATTCTGGTCGGCGGTTTCCTCTGCGCCACCATCGACTGGAGCGCCGTGTTCAACGCCGCGCCTGCACCGCTTAGCGCAATGATCATCGGCGTCGGCACCATGGCCGCCGGCACCGGGATCGGTTGGGCGAATGCCGGTGCCGACATGTCGCGTTATCAGCATCGCAGCGTCAAGGCTGTGCGTCTGGTGGCCTCGGCCGCATTCGGCGCGGGTATTCCGCTGGTGTTGCTGATCACCCTCGGCGGCCTGCTGTCGGTGGGCAACAACGACCTGGCCTCGGCCACCGACCCGATCATCGCGATCCGCGACATGCTGCCGACCTGGATGGCCGTGCCATACCTGATCACCGCATTCGGCGGCTTGCTGCTGTCGAACAACCTGTCGGTGTACTCCGCCGGTTTGACCACATTGACCCTGGGCCTCAAGGTCAAGCGCGTCTACGCCGTGGTGGTCGACATCGTGGCGATCTTCGCCGGTTCGATTTACTTCATGCTGATCGCCGACAGTTTCTACGGCCCGTTCATTACCTTCATTTCCTTGCTGGCAGTGCCAATCACGGCGTGGGTCGGGATCTTTGTCGTTGATCTGATTCACCGTCATTACTACAGCCCCAAAGACCTGTTGGACGTCAGTCCGAGCAGCGCCTACTGGTATCGCGGCGGCGTCGAGTGGCGCGCCTTCGGTGCGTGGGCAGTGGCGATCGTGCTGGGTTTCAGCTTCACCACCATCGGCACCACCGAACAAACCGTCTGGTTCCGCGGATTCCTCTCGGATTCGTGGCTGGGTCACAACGGCCTCGGCTGGATCGTGACGTTCCTGGTCGCTGGCGGGATTTACTTCGTACTCGGTGGCGCCAAGGATCGCCGCGCCGCGTCGCTCGAGAATGCTCATGCCTAA
- a CDS encoding ADP-ribosylglycohydrolase family protein, which yields MTALNRALGAFYGLALGDALGMPTQSLSRAEIKARFGEIIDLQDAGPDQPIAANMPKGSITDDTEQAILVGQLLIDGEGKIEPSVLAQRLIEWEAAMQAKDSQDLLGPSTKRAIEMILAGQSPEEAGRYGTTNGAAMRITPVGISADVSDPERFIDAVVQACQVTHNTTLGISSAAAVAAVVSAGINGMDLGEALNLGQQIALQAESHGHWVAGGRIASRISWARTISVDSDKALLADLMYDVIGTSVASQESVVVSFALAQQVAIGEMNAFEAVCMAAGLGGDTDTIAAILGAMLGACLGLESWPVAMIEQVKAVNSLELEPLVKGLLALR from the coding sequence ATGACCGCGCTCAATCGTGCACTGGGCGCATTTTACGGACTGGCCCTGGGCGATGCGCTGGGCATGCCGACCCAATCCCTGAGCCGCGCTGAAATCAAGGCGCGTTTCGGTGAAATCATCGACCTGCAAGACGCTGGCCCGGATCAACCTATCGCGGCCAACATGCCCAAAGGCTCGATCACCGACGACACCGAACAGGCGATTCTGGTCGGTCAGTTGTTGATCGACGGCGAAGGCAAGATCGAACCTTCGGTACTGGCCCAGCGACTGATCGAATGGGAAGCCGCAATGCAGGCCAAGGACTCGCAGGATTTGCTCGGCCCGTCGACCAAACGTGCGATCGAGATGATTCTCGCCGGCCAGTCGCCGGAAGAAGCGGGGCGTTATGGCACCACCAACGGCGCGGCGATGCGTATCACGCCGGTCGGGATTTCGGCGGATGTCAGCGATCCCGAGCGTTTCATCGACGCCGTGGTCCAGGCCTGCCAGGTCACTCACAACACCACGCTGGGCATTTCCAGCGCCGCGGCGGTGGCGGCGGTAGTGTCGGCCGGCATCAACGGCATGGACCTGGGCGAAGCGTTGAACCTTGGCCAGCAGATCGCTCTGCAAGCGGAAAGCCACGGCCACTGGGTCGCGGGCGGACGCATTGCCTCGCGCATCAGTTGGGCGCGGACGATCAGCGTCGACAGTGACAAGGCGTTGCTGGCGGACTTGATGTACGACGTGATCGGCACTTCGGTGGCGTCACAGGAGTCGGTGGTGGTTTCGTTTGCCCTGGCGCAACAGGTGGCCATCGGTGAAATGAATGCCTTCGAAGCGGTTTGCATGGCCGCAGGTTTAGGCGGTGACACTGACACCATCGCGGCGATTCTGGGGGCCATGCTTGGGGCCTGTCTGGGGCTTGAGAGTTGGCCTGTTGCGATGATCGAGCAGGTCAAAGCCGTTAACTCGTTGGAGCTGGAGCCTTTGGTAAAAGGGCTTTTAGCTTTGCGTTGA
- a CDS encoding GntR family transcriptional regulator, whose translation MIRQVRFDKKQRVVDELIRRIESGLMEDGFLLPGEHQLAQEFKVSRGTLREALAELKRRNYIATQSGVGSIVTFDGVVLDQRSGWAQALADSGALINTEVLRLEAVTRPDLLSRFGTDQFITLDRRRRSTDGKLVSLERSLMPATGGLESLPRVGLIDNSLTITLAAYGYIGERGDQWIGAEPLSAKDAELLGRPVGTVFLKALRTTYDRQNRFMEQVESLLDPVHFRLHLQFGNPQ comes from the coding sequence ATGATTAGACAGGTACGATTTGACAAGAAACAACGGGTGGTCGACGAACTCATCCGGCGCATCGAAAGCGGACTCATGGAGGACGGCTTTCTGCTGCCGGGCGAGCATCAGTTGGCTCAAGAATTCAAAGTCAGCCGCGGTACGCTGCGTGAAGCCCTGGCCGAATTGAAACGGCGCAACTACATCGCCACGCAGAGCGGTGTCGGTTCCATCGTCACGTTCGACGGTGTGGTGCTCGATCAGCGCAGCGGCTGGGCGCAGGCCCTGGCCGACAGTGGGGCGCTGATCAATACCGAAGTGCTGCGGCTGGAGGCGGTGACCCGTCCTGACCTGCTGTCGCGTTTCGGCACCGACCAGTTCATCACCCTCGACCGGCGTCGCCGTTCCACTGACGGCAAGCTGGTTTCCCTCGAACGCTCATTGATGCCCGCCACCGGAGGCCTGGAAAGCCTGCCGCGCGTGGGCCTGATCGATAATTCCCTGACCATTACCCTGGCCGCCTACGGCTACATCGGCGAGCGTGGCGATCAATGGATCGGCGCCGAACCCTTGAGCGCCAAAGACGCCGAGCTGCTCGGCCGTCCGGTAGGCACGGTGTTCCTCAAAGCCTTGCGCACCACTTACGACCGGCAAAACCGCTTCATGGAGCAAGTCGAAAGCCTGCTCGATCCCGTGCACTTTCGCCTGCACCTGCAATTTGGAAACCCGCAATGA
- the araH gene encoding L-arabinose ABC transporter permease AraH gives MTTQNNALPTQRKPLDLRRFLDDWVMLLAAVGIFVLCTLLIDNFLSPLNMRGLGLAISTTGIAACTMLYCLASGHFDLSVGSVIACAGVVAAVVMRDTDSVFLGVAAALFMGLIVGLINGIVIAKLRVNALITTLATMQIVRGLAYIFANGKAVGVSQESFFVFGNGQLFGVPVPILITIVCFLFFGWLLNYTTYGRNTMAIGGNQEAALLAGVNVDRTKIIIFAVHGVIGALAGVILASRMTSGQPMIGQGFELTVISACVLGGVSLSGGIGMIRHVIAGVLILAIIENAMNLKNIDTFYQYVIRGSILLLAVVIDRLKQR, from the coding sequence ATGACAACCCAAAACAACGCTCTGCCCACCCAGCGCAAACCGCTCGACCTGCGGCGCTTTCTCGATGACTGGGTGATGCTGCTGGCCGCCGTCGGGATCTTCGTGCTCTGCACCTTGCTGATCGACAACTTCCTTTCGCCGCTGAACATGCGCGGCCTGGGCCTGGCTATTTCGACCACCGGGATAGCGGCGTGCACCATGTTGTATTGCCTGGCGTCGGGGCATTTCGACTTGTCGGTGGGCTCGGTGATTGCCTGCGCCGGCGTGGTCGCGGCGGTGGTGATGCGCGACACCGACAGTGTGTTCCTGGGTGTCGCTGCGGCGCTGTTCATGGGGCTGATCGTCGGGCTGATCAACGGGATCGTGATTGCCAAGCTGCGGGTCAATGCGTTGATCACCACGCTGGCGACCATGCAGATCGTTCGCGGTCTGGCTTACATCTTTGCCAATGGCAAAGCGGTGGGCGTGTCGCAGGAGTCGTTCTTCGTCTTCGGTAACGGCCAGTTGTTTGGTGTGCCGGTGCCGATTCTGATCACCATCGTCTGCTTCCTGTTTTTCGGCTGGCTGCTGAATTACACCACCTACGGGCGCAACACCATGGCCATCGGTGGCAACCAGGAAGCGGCGCTGCTGGCCGGGGTCAACGTTGACCGGACCAAGATCATCATCTTCGCCGTGCACGGTGTGATCGGGGCGTTGGCCGGGGTGATCCTGGCTTCGCGGATGACCTCGGGGCAGCCGATGATCGGCCAGGGTTTTGAACTGACGGTGATCTCGGCTTGCGTGCTCGGCGGGGTGTCGCTGAGTGGCGGGATCGGCATGATCCGGCATGTGATTGCCGGGGTGTTGATTCTGGCGATCATCGAGAATGCGATGAACCTGAAGAACATCGATACGTTTTATCAGTATGTGATTCGCGGTTCGATCCTGTTGCTGGCAGTGGTCATCGACCGCCTCAAACAGCGCTGA
- the araG gene encoding L-arabinose ABC transporter ATP-binding protein AraG yields MHAQVQTQYDSAGGSLRFNGIGKTFPGVKALDGISFVAHPGQVHALMGENGAGKSTLLKILGGAYTPSSGDLQIGERTMVFKSTADSIGNKVAVIHQELHLIPEMTVAENLFLGHLPASFGLINRGALRQQALACLKGLADEIDPQEKVGRLSLGQRQLVEIAKALSRGAHVIAFDEPTSSLSAREIDRLMTIIGRLRDEGKVVLYVSHRMEEVFRICNAVTVFKDGRFVRTFEDMSELTHDQLVTCMVGRDIQDIYDYRPRKRGAVALRVDGLLGPGLREPVSFDAHKGEILGLFGLVGAGRTELFRMLSGLERNTAGRLELRGHELKLRSPRDAIAAGILLCPEDRKKEGIMPLSSVAENINISARGAHSTFGCLLRGLWEKGNADKQIKALKVKTPNAAQKIMYLSGGNQQKAILGRWLSMPMKVLLLDEPTRGIDIGAKAEIYQIIHNLAESGIAVIVVSSDLMEVMGISDRILVLCEGAMRGELSRDEANESNLLQLALPRQRADGVAN; encoded by the coding sequence ATGCACGCGCAAGTACAGACACAATACGACAGCGCCGGCGGCAGCCTGCGCTTCAACGGGATCGGCAAGACCTTTCCCGGGGTGAAGGCGCTGGACGGCATCAGCTTCGTCGCCCATCCGGGCCAGGTGCACGCCTTGATGGGCGAGAACGGGGCCGGCAAATCGACGCTGCTGAAAATCCTCGGTGGCGCTTACACACCGAGCAGTGGCGACCTGCAGATCGGCGAGCGAACGATGGTCTTCAAATCCACCGCCGACAGCATCGGCAACAAGGTGGCGGTGATCCATCAGGAGCTGCACCTGATCCCGGAAATGACCGTGGCGGAAAACCTGTTCCTCGGTCATCTGCCCGCCAGTTTCGGCCTGATCAATCGCGGCGCACTGCGTCAGCAAGCGTTGGCCTGCCTCAAAGGCCTGGCCGATGAAATCGATCCGCAGGAGAAAGTCGGGCGCCTGTCCCTGGGGCAACGGCAACTGGTGGAAATCGCCAAGGCGTTGTCCCGTGGCGCGCATGTGATCGCCTTCGACGAACCGACCAGCAGCCTCTCGGCGCGGGAGATCGATCGCTTGATGACGATCATCGGACGCCTGCGCGACGAGGGCAAAGTGGTGCTCTACGTCTCCCATCGCATGGAAGAAGTGTTCCGCATCTGCAACGCGGTGACGGTGTTCAAGGACGGCCGTTTCGTGCGCACCTTCGAGGACATGAGCGAGCTGACCCACGATCAGTTGGTCACGTGCATGGTCGGGCGCGACATTCAGGATATTTACGATTACCGTCCGCGCAAGCGTGGCGCGGTAGCATTGAGGGTCGACGGTCTGCTCGGGCCGGGCTTGCGTGAGCCGGTGAGCTTCGATGCGCACAAAGGCGAGATTCTGGGGTTGTTCGGCTTGGTCGGTGCCGGTCGTACCGAGTTGTTCCGCATGCTCAGCGGCCTTGAGCGCAACACCGCCGGGCGCCTGGAATTGCGCGGGCATGAACTGAAACTGCGCTCCCCCCGGGATGCGATTGCGGCGGGGATTCTGCTGTGCCCCGAAGACCGCAAGAAGGAGGGCATCATGCCGCTCTCCAGCGTCGCCGAGAACATCAACATCAGCGCACGCGGCGCCCATTCCACCTTCGGTTGCCTGTTGCGTGGCCTGTGGGAGAAGGGCAACGCCGACAAGCAGATCAAGGCACTGAAAGTGAAGACGCCCAACGCGGCGCAGAAAATCATGTACCTGTCCGGCGGCAATCAGCAGAAGGCCATTCTTGGTCGCTGGCTGTCGATGCCGATGAAAGTCCTGCTGCTCGACGAACCGACTCGCGGCATCGACATCGGTGCGAAAGCCGAGATCTACCAGATCATCCATAACCTCGCTGAAAGCGGTATCGCGGTGATCGTGGTGTCCAGCGACCTGATGGAAGTCATGGGTATTTCCGACCGCATCCTGGTGCTCTGCGAAGGGGCGATGCGCGGCGAACTGTCCCGTGACGAGGCCAACGAATCCAACCTGCTGCAACTGGCTTTGCCGCGCCAACGCGCTGACGGCGTGGCGAACTGA
- a CDS encoding substrate-binding domain-containing protein, protein MNRRRGIRSLCCAALAVTAVSLSSTLLAAEEVKIGFLVKQAEEPWFQTEWAFAEKAGKEKGFKVIKIAVPDGEKTLSAIDSLAANGAKGFVICPPDVSLGPAIMAKAKLNGLKVIAVDDRFVDAGGKFMEDVPYLGMAAFEVGQKQGAAMATEAKKRGWEWKDTYAVINTYNELDTGKKRTDGSVKALEDAGMPKDHILFSALKTLDVPGSMDATNSALVKLPSAAKNLIIGGMNDNTVLGGVRATESAGFAATNVIGIGINGTDAIGELKKPNSGFFGSMLPSPHIEGYNTASMMYEWVTTGKEPAKYTAMDDVTLITRDNFKQELEKIGLWN, encoded by the coding sequence ATGAATCGTCGTCGTGGGATCCGTTCCCTGTGCTGTGCCGCTTTGGCGGTCACCGCGGTCAGCCTGAGCAGTACGCTGCTGGCGGCCGAGGAAGTGAAGATCGGTTTTCTGGTCAAGCAGGCGGAAGAGCCCTGGTTCCAGACAGAATGGGCCTTCGCCGAAAAGGCCGGCAAAGAGAAAGGTTTCAAAGTCATCAAGATCGCCGTACCGGACGGCGAGAAGACCCTTTCCGCCATCGACAGCCTGGCCGCCAACGGCGCCAAGGGCTTCGTGATCTGCCCGCCGGACGTGTCCCTCGGCCCGGCGATCATGGCCAAAGCCAAGCTCAACGGTTTGAAAGTGATTGCCGTGGATGACCGCTTTGTCGATGCCGGCGGCAAGTTCATGGAAGACGTTCCGTACCTGGGCATGGCTGCGTTTGAAGTCGGCCAGAAGCAGGGCGCGGCGATGGCCACGGAAGCGAAAAAACGCGGCTGGGAGTGGAAAGACACCTACGCGGTCATCAACACCTACAACGAACTCGACACCGGCAAGAAGCGCACCGACGGTTCGGTCAAAGCGCTGGAAGACGCCGGCATGCCGAAAGACCACATCCTGTTCTCGGCGCTGAAAACCCTCGACGTGCCGGGCAGCATGGACGCCACCAACTCGGCGCTGGTGAAACTGCCGAGCGCGGCGAAAAACCTGATCATCGGCGGCATGAACGACAACACCGTGCTGGGCGGCGTTCGCGCCACCGAGAGCGCCGGTTTTGCCGCGACCAACGTGATCGGCATCGGCATCAACGGCACCGATGCCATTGGCGAACTGAAGAAACCCAACAGCGGCTTCTTCGGTTCGATGCTGCCGAGCCCGCACATCGAGGGCTACAACACCGCCAGCATGATGTACGAGTGGGTCACCACCGGCAAAGAACCGGCGAAATACACCGCTATGGACGACGTGACCCTGATCACGCGCGACAACTTCAAGCAGGAACTGGAAAAGATCGGCCTCTGGAACTGA
- a CDS encoding SDR family oxidoreductase, giving the protein MGEPLSLPPVPEPPKGERLKNKVVLLTGAAQGIGEAIVATFASQQARLIISDIQGEKVEKVAAHWRDKGFDVQAIKADVSSQQDLHAMARLAVELHGRIDVLVNCAGVNVFRDPLEMTEEDWRRCFAIDLDGAWFGCKAVLPQMIEQGVGSIINIASTHSTHIIPGCFPYPVAKHGLLGLTRALGIEYAPKGIRVNAIAPGYIETQLNVDYWNGFADPHAERQRAFDLHPPRRIGQPIEVAMTAVFLASDEAPFINASCITIDGGRSVMYHD; this is encoded by the coding sequence ATGGGTGAGCCTCTTTCCCTGCCACCGGTGCCCGAGCCACCGAAGGGTGAACGCCTTAAAAACAAGGTCGTGTTGCTGACCGGCGCCGCTCAGGGCATCGGCGAGGCGATTGTTGCGACCTTCGCCTCCCAGCAGGCCAGGCTGATCATCAGCGATATCCAGGGCGAGAAAGTCGAAAAAGTCGCGGCGCATTGGCGAGACAAGGGTTTTGATGTTCAGGCGATAAAGGCTGACGTGTCCAGCCAGCAAGACCTGCACGCCATGGCCAGACTGGCAGTCGAGTTGCACGGCCGCATCGACGTGCTGGTCAACTGCGCCGGGGTCAATGTATTCCGCGATCCGCTGGAAATGACCGAAGAAGACTGGCGTCGCTGCTTCGCCATTGACCTCGACGGCGCCTGGTTCGGCTGTAAAGCGGTGCTGCCGCAAATGATCGAGCAGGGCGTCGGCAGCATCATCAACATCGCCTCGACCCATTCCACTCACATCATTCCGGGCTGCTTCCCGTACCCGGTGGCCAAGCACGGTCTGCTGGGCCTGACCCGCGCGCTGGGCATCGAATATGCGCCGAAGGGCATTCGCGTCAACGCCATCGCACCGGGCTACATCGAAACCCAACTGAACGTCGATTACTGGAACGGTTTTGCCGACCCGCACGCTGAACGCCAGCGGGCTTTCGATCTGCATCCACCGCGGCGCATCGGCCAGCCGATTGAAGTGGCGATGACCGCCGTTTTCCTCGCCAGCGACGAAGCGCCATTCATCAACGCATCGTGCATCACCATCGATGGTGGTCGCTCGGTGATGTATCACGACTGA